The genomic DNA ACATCTCAGCTAGAAATTCGAAGATTGATAAATGTGAAAGGTAAGGGTGAAATGAGAACTTATCTTAGTTATGAATAAGAAGACTTAATATTTTTATTATACAATTAAATTATTAAGCTTCTGCATAACTTGCAGGTACTTCTATAAATGATTTCAGATGCCTTGTGCTTCTAAATATTTCAGAAGGAGGTAATCCGAACGTGGAGCGAAAGGTTCTGGTAAAATGAGCGGAGTCGAAAAATCCTGCGCGATGGGCCGAATCCGTATGGCTCATCCCATGCAAAAGAGAATACACGGTTAACTTAAGTCTGAACCAAGTGCGAAAAGAATGGAATGGAATACCGATCTCTTTCTTAAATTGATGTTCCAGATTAGAAACGGACATACCTGCAAATTCCGCCAGATCTTTTGCTGAATGATCTTCATGAGGCATTGTGGTGATCAATTCCACTATTTTTTGGATACGAGGATCGATCGTTCTAACGTTGTTTTCCACGATCGGCGGGATTTGATTTAATAATTCTAATATAACCTCTTCCGAGCCTGGATCAGTAGATAGGACTTGATTGATCTTAGAGAATAATTGTTCTTCTTCCCTTAAAGAAATAAATATACCGTCTGTTTCACTTTCTAAATTGGATGCTCTTAAAGATTCATAATTCGGACTGCTTAAATCCATAAAAAGTAATACGCAGAACTTTCCCGAAAATCTAATAGAATGATCTACCATAGGAGGAATGAGTGCAGAACGGAAACTAATCCAATCGGAATTATTTAAGGAAACTTGGAATTCTCCATCTAAACTAATACAAACTGTTGCTGCCGCTCTTCGACGTAAGGTTAGGTCGGGAAGATGGCCTGCAAACAGACAACGACTTCCCCAAATACAAATCCTTTCCTGTCGATCAAGTGGGTGAGAATTAATTTCCATAAGTTGCAGAATTATACAAGGAGCTTTCATCATCTGCAAATATAATCATCCTGTCACTGAGAATTTATTCTGCCTGATATCGGGTGGAAGGTTGGAAAGAACATACTACTTTATAATAGGATTTACACTTATATGATAAAACAGGCCTTGGAATCCAAAACAGAAAATCCAAACAAGATATTATGGGAGAAGGGTGATTTTACGGAGATTGCCTTATTGATGCGCAGATCAGGAGAAGAGCTGGTAACGAATTTAGGAATTACATCTTCGCAAAGGATTTTAGATTTAGGAAGCGGAGATGGAACTACAGCTATCCCGCTAGCAAGAACCGGAGCAGAAGTGCTTGGGATAGATATTGCAAAAAATCTAGTAGAAGCAGGCAATAGAAGGGCAAAAGAAGAAGGGCTTTCTAATTTAAAATTCCAAGAAGGAGATGCATGTAATTTACAAGAAGTCCCGGATCATTCTTTTAATCTAACTCTTTCAATGTTTGGTGCGATGTTTGCCCCGAAACCGTTCGATGTTGCAAGTGAAATGGTAAGAGTCACAAAACCCGGCGGTCGTATTGTGATGGGGAACTGGATCCCGAATGATCCTAGTTCGTTTGTTTCTCAGTTATTAAAGATAAGTTCTTCTTTCTCACCTCCGCCCCCGGAAGGTTTTGTAAATCCTATGACTTGGGGAATGAAAGCGTATATTATGGATTATTTTGCTAAGGCAGGAGTGAAGGCGGAAAAGATCTCCTTACTGAAAGATACATATAGTTTTATTTCTCCCGATAAAACTCCTGAAGATCTGATAGAATCATTAAGAAAATATTATGGTCCTACGATGAACGCTTTTGAATCTGCTGAAAAAAATGGGAAGGTTGATAAGTTACGTGAACAACTGATCGAACTCGCAAATTCAGAGAATCGAAGTACCGGTACTGGGATCTCAATTCCTGCCACTTTTTTGAGAGTGATTGTGGAAGTATAACGAGAAGACTTACATCGGCTCTTTCATTTTTCTTTTTTATAAAAGAAAAATTTTGCAACTTCTGCGGAGCCAATGTACAATACTATAATTCCAAGTAAGTAGCCATAGAATAATAACGGCAAATGGTCGAAGCCGAATGTTTTAGCCAAAGGAAGATAGGGGATCGCAAATACGAAGCAAATGCAGAGTAAGGTTGCTCCTAATAGTAATTTTCCCGGTTTGCTCCGGTAAAATACGTTTTTAGTACGGATCACGAGTACGATCAGACTTGCGGAAACCACGGATTCAATAAACCATCCGGTTTGGAATTGGGTTTCGTTCGCGCCCAATCCGAATAATAATAAACCGAATGTAGCATAATCGAAAAGGGAACTTAGGAAGCCGAACATCAGCATAAATCTTCCTATAAATTTGATGTCCCATTTACGAGGACGGATGATCCAATCTTTATCTACCTCGTCCGAGGCAATTGTCATTTCGGGTAGATCAGTTAACAAATTTGTCAATAAGATCTGTTTAGGTAGGAGCGGGAGGTAACTTAAGAATGCTGAGGCCCCTGCCACGCTGAACATATTTCCAAAATTCGCGCTGGTTGCCATAAACACGTATTTTAAAGTATTTGCAAACGTTATGCGTCCTTCTTTGACTCCATCCAATAAAACCGCCAAATTTTTCTCCAATAAAACGATATCCGCTGCTTCTTTTGCGACATCTACTGCCGAGTCAACAGATATACCCACGTCCGCAGAATGGAGTGCAGAAGCGTCATTGATCCCGTCTCCAATATACCCGACAACATGGCCTGCTTTTTTTAGAGCTAATATGATCCTTTGTTTTTGATTC from Leptospira selangorensis includes the following:
- a CDS encoding helix-turn-helix domain-containing protein, coding for MMKAPCIILQLMEINSHPLDRQERICIWGSRCLFAGHLPDLTLRRRAAATVCISLDGEFQVSLNNSDWISFRSALIPPMVDHSIRFSGKFCVLLFMDLSSPNYESLRASNLESETDGIFISLREEEQLFSKINQVLSTDPGSEEVILELLNQIPPIVENNVRTIDPRIQKIVELITTMPHEDHSAKDLAEFAGMSVSNLEHQFKKEIGIPFHSFRTWFRLKLTVYSLLHGMSHTDSAHRAGFFDSAHFTRTFRSTFGLPPSEIFRSTRHLKSFIEVPASYAEA
- a CDS encoding class I SAM-dependent methyltransferase; translated protein: MIKQALESKTENPNKILWEKGDFTEIALLMRRSGEELVTNLGITSSQRILDLGSGDGTTAIPLARTGAEVLGIDIAKNLVEAGNRRAKEEGLSNLKFQEGDACNLQEVPDHSFNLTLSMFGAMFAPKPFDVASEMVRVTKPGGRIVMGNWIPNDPSSFVSQLLKISSSFSPPPPEGFVNPMTWGMKAYIMDYFAKAGVKAEKISLLKDTYSFISPDKTPEDLIESLRKYYGPTMNAFESAEKNGKVDKLREQLIELANSENRSTGTGISIPATFLRVIVEV